A window of Negativicutes bacterium genomic DNA:
AAAGACCGGGGCATTTTCGTGGTGTAGCAACGGTGGTGACAAAATTGTTTGGGATAGTTCAACCGGATAAAGCCTTTTTTGGACAAAAAGATGCCCAACAAGTTGTTGTTATCAAAAGAATGGTAACTGATTTAAACTTGAATGTTGAAATTGAAATGGTGCCAATCATTCGTAGTGATGAGGGCTTAGCGTTAAGTTCGCGCAATCAATATTTAAGTGTGGCAGAGAAAAAAGCAGCGTTAATTTTGTCGCAAAGCTTAACCTTAGCAAAAAATAAAATCGCAGAAGGTATTTTTGAGGTTGATGTCTTGAAAAATATAATAAAAGATAATATAATGACAGAGCCGTCAGCAGTTATTGATTACATCGAAATTTACTCTTTCCCTGATTTGCAGGCAGTAAAAAATGTAACAGGGCAGATTATTATAGCGCTGGCTGTTAAGTTTGGGGCAACTAGATTAATTGACAATATTATTGTGGAGGCGTAAATAAGTGCAATTAAATATGTTAAAATCAAAAATCCATGCGGCAGTAGTTACTGAAGCTAATTTAAAATATATGGGTAGTATCACCATTGATGAAGACTTAATGGATGCTGCAGACATTTTGGAAAATGAACAAGTTCATGTTGTTAATAACAATAATGGAGCTAGATT
This region includes:
- a CDS encoding pantoate--beta-alanine ligase, translated to MQIIDNVLAMKKFIATAKKQGSSIGLVPTMGSLHEGHLSLVKKAQEECDVVVISIFVNPTQFGPNEDFEAYPREFGADCAKLQALGVDAVFHPSVEEMYPCGYATFVDVESEITNKLCGAKRPGHFRGVATVVTKLFGIVQPDKAFFGQKDAQQVVVIKRMVTDLNLNVEIEMVPIIRSDEGLALSSRNQYLSVAEKKAALILSQSLTLAKNKIAEGIFEVDVLKNIIKDNIMTEPSAVIDYIEIYSFPDLQAVKNVTGQIIIALAVKFGATRLIDNIIVEA